The sequence TAACCCCCTAATAATCAATAACTTAACGATTTTACGCCTGAACAACACCTTGCTACTTAACCAGTATTGATGTAGGTGACACGTTGAAAGACGATTTAAAGACAAGAACAGGTAATAAATAAATAACTGATTATCAATTACTTATAAAAAATTATCCGTTTCGCCTTTCTCTTTACCAAGTATCTGCTTATCTAACCACTTTTGTTCACGGCTTTTGAATACAATAAGACTATCTTCTTCCATATCCATCAGTTCAGATGCTCGTTGCAGTAATTCTTTAAGTTTTACTTCGCTTATTTCA comes from Bacteroidia bacterium and encodes:
- a CDS encoding CRISPR-associated endonuclease Cas2, yielding EISEVKLKELLQRASELMDMEEDSLIVFKSREQKWLDKQILGKEKGETDNFL